One region of Suncus etruscus isolate mSunEtr1 chromosome 5, mSunEtr1.pri.cur, whole genome shotgun sequence genomic DNA includes:
- the LOC126008696 gene encoding LOW QUALITY PROTEIN: protein CFAP210-like (The sequence of the model RefSeq protein was modified relative to this genomic sequence to represent the inferred CDS: inserted 1 base in 1 codon; deleted 1 base in 1 codon), with translation MEESSLCIHTHIKTYNRGSSGMQMRFGRRYGQAKAIKNPEDPVCYLPLLPSKVDLQQITIFPHNEWKRIQDSLDSLTREAARLRAERKAKKQMHIRSQEVVKHWTNTAAGIKEQSLKAKKKCEEELEAERKILDMEEEMHKQEERKKAIEFAKQYQFYQTERVKKLHSGLLLSRVLKERDAQIEFKKNNIKSDKKWEEQLKHNIEKAFQEENEKAIKRQKDRMALALFHLKXEHINDKNIIKAVEQQHQEEEEEEEEEEEEEEEEEEEEKTRRFIKAKKHLAKVGIEKEMERQKQEEEQRERIKNLLTALMSAKVDNEDLIIARDTAEAEAEWQKREQEKMEKREAEFKAIAEHREIMMKNKEEQEKLRKIEGKERLLAMKKADQIFYEHEKEKKLKAAKERRDLQEAHVQHIAKNNLKSQKAKQAELEYWQDTNALLNKKNKEFQDYAREVINFEAESTNKYIYPLAKAAQEGFGGGHGPIFVDRGGLRPSYQANDATGVQLPSFNSQGSKYNNLKKSKGRLGFIW, from the exons ATGGAGGAGTCCTCTCTATGTATTCATACCcatataaaaacatacaatagGGGCTCTTCGGGGATGCAGATGCGGTTCGGAAGGCGCTATGGACAGGCGAAGGCAATAAAGAACCCTGAAGATCCAGTTTGTTACCTACCTCTTCTACCTAGCAAAGTAGATCTCCAGCAGATCACTATATTTCCACATAATGAGTGGAAGAGGATTCAAGACAGCCTTGATAGTTTGACAAGAGAAGCAGCACGCCTTCGTGcagaaagaaaggcaaagaaacaAATGCATATTCGATCCCAAGAAGTGGTAAAACATTGGACTAATACAGCTGCAGGGATTAAAGAACAGAGTCTAAAAGCCAAAAAGAAGTGTGAAGAAGAATTAGAGGCAGAACGAAAAATTCTTGATATGGAAGAAGAAATGCACaaacaagaagaaaggaagaaagctaTTGAATTTGCTAAACAATACCAATTTTACCAAACAGAGAGAGTGAAAAAACTTCATTCAGGACTACTTCTTAGCAGAGTCTTGAAAGAACGAGATGCACAGATTGAattcaaaaagaataatataaaatcggacaaaaaatgggaggaacaATTGAAACACAACATTGAAAAAGCTTTTCAAGAAGAAAACGAAAAAGCAATAAAACGACAAAAAGATAGAATGGCTCTTGCCCTTTTTCATTTAA CAGaacatataaatgataaaaatatcattaaagcaGTAGAACAGCAGcatcaagaagaagaagaagaagaagaagaagaagaagaagaagaagaagaagaagaagaagaagaaaagactaGAAGATTTATCAAAGCAAAAAAACATCTTGCAAAAGTTGggatagaaaaagaaatggaaagacaaaAGCAAGAGgaagaacagagagaaagaataaaaaacttaCTGACTGCACTAATGAGTGCAAAAGTTGACAATGAAGATTTGATTATTGCT AGAGATACTGCAGAAGCTGAGGCTGAATGgcaaaaaagagaacaagaaaaaatggaaaaaagagaagCAGAATTCAAAGCAATTGCAGAACATAGGGAAATTATGATGAAAAATAAAGAGGAGCAAGAAAAACTACGTAAAATAGAGGGCAAAGAACGATTGTTAGCCATGAAGAAAGCAGATCAGATTTTCTATGagcatgaaaaagagaaaaaactcaaAGCTGCTAAGGAACGTAGAGATCTTCAAGAGGCCCATGTTCAGCACATtgctaaaaataatttgaaatcacaaaaagcaaaacaagcagaACTAGAGTACTGGCAAGATACTAATGCTCTtctgaataaaaagaataaagaatttcaGGATTATGCCAGAGAAGTAATTAATTTTGAGGCTGAAtcaacaaacaaatatatttaccCTCTTGCAAAAGCTGCACAAGAAGGATTTGGTGGTGGACATGGACCGATTTTTGTGGACAGGGGTGGATTAAGACCCAGCTATCAGGCAAATGATGCTACTGGAGTCCAGCTCCCTTCTTTTAACTCTCAGGGatcaaaatacaataatttaaaaaaatccaaaggaaGGCTAGGTTTTATAtggtag